In a genomic window of Sarcophilus harrisii chromosome 4, mSarHar1.11, whole genome shotgun sequence:
- the RGS21 gene encoding regulator of G-protein signaling 21, whose translation MPVKCCFHRSTPTNTMAWSESMDTLLANKAGLDAFRTFLKSEFSEENVEFWLACEDYKKTESAEKIASKARMIYSEFIQADAPKEINIDFSTRDLISRNISEPTLKCFDEAQRLIYSLMAKDSFPRFLKSEVYRKLVNSQQDGNHKRWLPFL comes from the exons ATGCCAGTGAA ATGTTGTTTCCACAGGTCAACACCCACAAACACAATGGCCTGGTCCGAGTCCATGGATACTTTGTTAGCCAACAAAG cTGGTCTAGATGCTTTTAGAACATTTCTGAAGTCAGAATTTAGTGAAGAGAATGTTGAATTCTGGCTGGCCTGTGAAGATTACAAAAAAACTGAATCTGCAGAAAAAATTGCTTCTAAAGCCAGAATGATTTATTCTGAATTCATACAAGCTGATGCCCccaaagag ATTAACATTGACTTCAGTACCAGAGATCTTATCTCACGGAATATCTCAGAACCAACTCTCAAATGTTTTGATGAAGCTCAGAGGTTAATCTACAGTCTCATGGCCAAGGACTCTTTTCCTCGTTTTCTAAAGTCAGAGGTTTATAGGAAATTGGTAAATAGCCAACAGGATGGAAATCATAAGAGATGGCTCCCCTTTTTGTGA